From one Anopheles bellator chromosome 1, idAnoBellAS_SP24_06.2, whole genome shotgun sequence genomic stretch:
- the LOC131216029 gene encoding uncharacterized protein LOC131216029: protein MASPEYYEYYSDEEPELHGEKLEADRRVFNSVTEQERLTAKEFTRKATLITEECGEEGPKMLKEILCVLGQYMPGLPKDPRTALEGFTESWDNEPIEMQGGFYWHRGLEDGIRANKTTDNKDLTFDIHVDEVPLPQFFKPEFAAWVILARLHEGSKPPGEPFAVGVFCGASTPRCEEFLEPFSEEAERLCAVPLMVNGDSVTVKPRVVIADVAARAFIKATVHQCNYYGCTKCTIKGKFVSGFIITLYTQRNAKRRTNEEFRRGVYAGTHQETSWVS, encoded by the exons ATGGCATCGCCAGAATACTACGAGTACTACAGCGACGAGGAGCCGGAGCTACACGGTGAGAAGCTTGAGGCCGATCGCAGAGTTTTCAACAGCGTCACGGAGCAGGAGCGTCTTACGGCGAAGGAATTCACACGCAAAGCGACGCTGATCACCGAGGAATGCGGGGAAGAAGGGCCGAAAATGCTGAAGGAGATTCTGTGCGTGCTAGGACAATACATGCCCGGCTTACCGAAGGATCCCCGAACCGCGTTAGAGGGGTTCACGGAGTCCTGGGACAACGAGCCCATAGAGATGCAAGGAGGCTTCTACTGGCATCGAGGTTTAG AAGACGGAATTCGTGCCAACAAGACCACCGACAACAAGGATCTCACATTTGACATTCACGTAGATGAAGTCCCGCTGCCCCAATTTTTTAAACCGGAATTCGCAGCTTGGGTTATCCTAGCGCGGCTGCACGAAGGCTCAAAACCACCGGGCGAGCCTTTTGCCgttggtgtgttttgtggcgcTTCTACGCCGAGGTGTGAGGAGTTCCTGGAGCCGTTCAGCGAAGAGGCGGAACGGTTGTGCGCAGTACCACTGATGGTGAATGGTGATTCGGTAACCGTTAAACCACGAGTAGTGATTGCCGACGTTGCCGCACGGGCATTTATTAAAG CGACGGTCCATCAATGCAATTACTATGGGTGCACAAAGTGCACCATAAAAGGAAAGTTTGTCTCTGGATTCATCATCACGTTATACACCCAAAGGAACGCCAAGCGACGGACAAATGAAGAGTTCCGGCGAGGAGTGTACGCAGGTACCCACCAAGAG ACATCGTGGGTATCGTAA